TGGTAGCGATGTCACTGCAACATTTAGTCAAGATTGCTGGACTGAAGTAAAAGTAGATGGTAATACAGTATTGTCTGAAACAGTTAAAGCTGGTTCATCTTTGAATTGGAAAGGTAATAATCAAGTTGAAGTAACTGTTGGTAATGCCGGCGCTGTTGATATTACTTTCAATGGTCAGCCACAAGGCAAAATGGGTGATGTTGGTGCAGTTGTAACAAAAGCATTTGTAGCACCAAATGCACAACCACAACAGCCACAGCAACAACAACAGCAAGCTCAAGCACCTGCTCCAGCACAACAACAGGCAGCACAGCCTGCACCAGCTGCTAATGCTCAGCCTCAACAAGCAGCTCAGCCACAACAAAAATAATAATTTATGAATTAGAAGGTGAATGATTTTATGAAATGTCCATTCTGTGCAGCTCCCGACAGCCGTGTAGTAGATTCTCGTACTATTGATGATGGTAATTCTATAAGACGACGCCGTGAATGTACAGTTTGCGGCAAACGGTTCACCACCTATGAAGCTGTTGAAAAAGTGCCTTTAATGGTTATAAAAAATGATGGCCGTCGCGCTGTCTTTGATAAAGAAAAATTATTAAAAGGCATTATTCGTTCTTGTTATAAAAGAGATATTCCTGCGGAAAAGATAATAAAATTAGCTGATGAAATTGAAAAAGAACTCAGAAATATGATGAAGCATGAAATTTCAAGTAAAACCATTGGCGAAGTTGTTATGAAGTATCTTAAAACTTTTGATAAAGTTGCGTATATCCGCTTTGCATCTGTTTACCGCAAGTTTTCAGATATTGATAATTTTAAGCAGGAATTAGAAAATCTTAATGCAACTAATAAAGACAAAAGTTAAATTAAAGGCTCACTTCGGTGAGCTTTTTTCTT
The window above is part of the Megamonas hypermegale genome. Proteins encoded here:
- the nrdR gene encoding transcriptional regulator NrdR; translated protein: MKCPFCAAPDSRVVDSRTIDDGNSIRRRRECTVCGKRFTTYEAVEKVPLMVIKNDGRRAVFDKEKLLKGIIRSCYKRDIPAEKIIKLADEIEKELRNMMKHEISSKTIGEVVMKYLKTFDKVAYIRFASVYRKFSDIDNFKQELENLNATNKDKS